Proteins from a single region of Pseudomonas phenolilytica:
- a CDS encoding DUF3618 domain-containing protein, which translates to MSTHNQIDVEAQKDPDTLEREIDQQRAEIGNIVHALESKLSPGQMIDTALGYAKGGGGEFLHNLSDTLKANPVPTVLTSVGLLWLMAGQNRRPDYQAASGPSATDKLAAKASNLKQQGVGMKDRASQLGHSVSHSLGDARSRVGESGRHAADSLKHTAARARGGFSQLLDEQPLAVGAMGIALGALLAATMPPTRREDELMGETSDRLTGKLRDKARAGYAQASEMGREVADEVVGKVKQDIHHDPSRPASGPH; encoded by the coding sequence ATGAGCACGCACAACCAGATCGACGTAGAAGCGCAGAAGGACCCGGACACCCTCGAACGGGAAATCGACCAGCAGCGCGCCGAGATCGGCAACATCGTCCATGCGCTGGAAAGCAAGCTGTCGCCCGGCCAGATGATCGACACCGCGCTCGGTTACGCCAAGGGCGGTGGGGGTGAATTCCTGCACAACCTCAGCGATACGCTGAAGGCCAATCCGGTGCCGACGGTATTGACCTCGGTCGGCCTGCTCTGGCTGATGGCGGGCCAGAATCGCCGCCCGGATTACCAGGCCGCCAGCGGCCCGTCCGCTACCGACAAACTCGCTGCCAAGGCCTCTAACCTGAAGCAGCAGGGCGTCGGCATGAAGGACCGCGCCAGCCAGCTCGGACACAGCGTATCGCACTCGCTGGGCGATGCACGCAGCCGTGTCGGCGAATCCGGCCGGCATGCCGCCGACAGCCTCAAGCACACGGCGGCGCGCGCTCGCGGCGGTTTTTCGCAACTGCTTGACGAGCAGCCGTTGGCCGTCGGCGCGATGGGCATCGCCCTTGGTGCGCTGCTCGCCGCCACGATGCCGCCGACCCGTCGCGAAGACGAGCTGATGGGCGAGACCAGCGACAGGTTGACCGGCAAACTGCGCGACAAGGCGCGGGCGGGCTATGCCCAGGCGAGCGAAATGGGCAGGGAGGTGGCGGATGAGGTGGTCGGCAAGGTCAAACAGGACATCCACCACGACCCGAGCCGTCCCGCCTCCGGCCCGCATTGA
- a CDS encoding putative adenosine monophosphate-protein transferase Fic, with the protein MLDKYGVGQDPLCYPGTTVLRNRLDLTDDQALHDAERTLSEIAAGSIDFALPPYDLTYLQRIHRTLFEDVYEWAGELRTVDISKGGTHFCNVTRIGPEATKLFRQLEAANWYEGMSRQQLVSAVAELYGDLNMVHPFREGNGRAQRILFDHIIVNAGYEISWWQVDEGEWIQANIDAVTCDYQAMTNIFQRCIGQAIR; encoded by the coding sequence ATGCTCGATAAGTACGGTGTCGGTCAGGATCCTCTCTGCTATCCAGGCACCACGGTTCTACGCAACCGCCTGGACCTGACCGATGACCAAGCGCTTCACGATGCTGAGCGCACGCTTTCCGAAATCGCTGCAGGCTCAATAGACTTCGCCCTTCCTCCCTACGATCTCACCTATCTGCAACGGATCCACCGCACTCTCTTCGAAGATGTTTACGAATGGGCGGGAGAACTACGTACCGTGGACATATCGAAGGGCGGTACGCACTTCTGCAACGTCACCCGAATCGGGCCGGAGGCTACGAAGCTCTTCAGACAATTGGAGGCGGCCAACTGGTATGAAGGGATGTCACGGCAACAGTTGGTCTCCGCCGTCGCTGAACTCTATGGCGATTTGAATATGGTCCACCCTTTCCGGGAAGGAAACGGACGCGCGCAGCGGATCCTGTTTGATCACATCATTGTGAACGCCGGCTACGAGATCAGCTGGTGGCAGGTCGATGAGGGCGAGTGGATCCAAGCAAACATCGACGCGGTAACCTGTGACTATCAGGCGATGACCAATATCTTCCAACGCTGTATCGGTCAAGCGATCCGCTAG
- a CDS encoding YhfG family protein, translating to MPDLTLEEKKAYYAKVRQSNYAASLRLEGFDTTPADAKRKLPTREAALRALRARQA from the coding sequence ATGCCCGATCTGACCTTGGAAGAGAAGAAGGCCTACTACGCGAAGGTCCGCCAATCGAACTATGCCGCCAGCCTGCGCCTGGAGGGCTTCGATACCACACCAGCTGACGCTAAACGCAAACTCCCAACTCGCGAAGCTGCCCTGAGAGCCTTGCGCGCTCGGCAGGCCTGA
- a CDS encoding phage integrase, which translates to MITKGPTGWDVDFWLDRTAGIRKRKRGFRTKSEAERWVVDMRREYSHRGRDPGERLADLVQVWYELHGATLKDQKRYGRTLAIVEALGNPIASSFTALDFSRYRAERLKSCTPATVNHEHRYLKAVFNELIRLGVWHEANPVAKLRQLRVDETELTYLTLDECRLVLDECAASTNSHTLPVAKLCLATGARWDEAESITRSQLLNGQVRFARTKNGRVRTIPVPDDLVELMLERGYPGSGRLFSSCRSAFRKAYERTGLHTPGQLTHILRHTFASHYMMQGGNILTLQRILGHGDIKMTMRYSHLAPDHFATVLSHSPLALLGQKDRQDAAN; encoded by the coding sequence TTGATCACCAAGGGACCAACCGGCTGGGACGTGGATTTCTGGCTGGATAGAACAGCCGGCATCCGCAAGCGCAAGCGTGGCTTCCGCACCAAGAGCGAGGCTGAACGCTGGGTAGTCGATATGCGCCGGGAGTACAGCCACCGTGGCCGCGACCCGGGCGAACGCCTCGCCGATCTGGTGCAGGTCTGGTACGAACTGCATGGCGCGACGCTCAAGGATCAGAAGCGCTACGGGCGCACCCTGGCGATAGTCGAAGCCTTGGGCAACCCGATTGCCTCCAGCTTTACCGCTCTGGATTTCAGCCGCTATCGGGCCGAACGCCTCAAGAGCTGCACCCCGGCAACGGTGAACCATGAACATCGCTACCTGAAAGCCGTGTTCAACGAGCTGATCCGCCTGGGCGTCTGGCATGAAGCCAACCCGGTCGCCAAGCTGCGGCAACTGCGCGTCGATGAAACCGAGCTGACCTATCTCACCTTGGACGAATGCCGGTTGGTACTGGATGAATGCGCCGCGTCGACCAATAGCCACACCCTGCCCGTCGCCAAGCTCTGTCTGGCTACTGGTGCTCGATGGGATGAAGCGGAGTCGATCACCCGTAGCCAGCTGCTGAACGGGCAAGTCCGCTTCGCCAGGACGAAGAATGGCCGCGTGCGGACCATCCCCGTGCCGGATGATCTGGTGGAGCTGATGCTTGAGCGTGGCTACCCAGGATCGGGCCGGCTGTTCAGCTCCTGTCGATCGGCGTTCCGCAAAGCCTACGAACGCACCGGTTTGCACACACCCGGCCAGCTGACCCACATTCTGCGGCACACCTTTGCCAGCCACTACATGATGCAGGGCGGCAACATCCTCACGCTGCAACGAATCCTGGGCCACGGCGATATCAAGATGACGATGCGGTACTCGCACCTAGCGCCGGATCACTTCGCGACTGTTCTCAGTCATTCGCCGCTGGCGTTGCTCGGCCAGAAGGACCGGCAAGACGCTGCGAATTAG
- a CDS encoding DNA-binding protein has product MTTHLNEPPFDVSFDLDGKRVIYLDCRNALMCSKEVYGAMLGVSVDTVIAWMQSGTIPSVKMGRPRVVNLAQIRTDLAKGKTIFAQGDYTDE; this is encoded by the coding sequence ATGACTACGCACCTAAACGAACCACCATTCGACGTGAGTTTTGATCTGGACGGCAAGCGAGTGATCTATCTCGATTGCCGTAACGCCCTCATGTGCAGCAAGGAGGTCTACGGGGCGATGCTTGGCGTAAGTGTCGATACCGTAATTGCCTGGATGCAGAGCGGCACCATCCCCAGCGTAAAAATGGGCCGGCCTCGCGTGGTCAACCTCGCCCAGATTCGTACCGATCTGGCAAAGGGCAAAACCATCTTCGCCCAGGGAGACTACACCGATGAGTAA
- a CDS encoding DUF4279 domain-containing protein: MAHVSRSKASLRIIGDSLNPLEISKLLGREGTTMYAKGEIYTIKATGRTVTRKSGHWSLSAQAHEPEDIDGQAKEILDQLTDDLDIWSKLSESYRCDLFCGLFLLESNEGLDIHPSTLKRLADRGISLSLDIYDGS, from the coding sequence ATGGCACACGTCAGCCGGTCAAAGGCGTCACTGAGAATAATCGGTGACAGCCTGAATCCCTTGGAGATATCGAAGCTTCTCGGCCGAGAAGGGACAACGATGTATGCCAAAGGCGAGATATACACAATCAAAGCCACAGGTAGGACCGTAACAAGGAAATCAGGTCATTGGTCGCTGTCCGCTCAAGCTCATGAGCCTGAGGATATAGACGGTCAAGCAAAAGAGATACTTGATCAGCTCACAGATGACCTCGATATCTGGAGCAAGCTATCAGAGTCCTACAGATGTGACCTCTTCTGCGGTTTGTTCCTGCTGGAGAGTAACGAAGGATTAGACATTCATCCTTCAACGCTAAAGCGCCTAGCCGACCGAGGCATATCACTTTCGCTGGATATCTATGACGGCTCCTGA
- a CDS encoding DUF1348 family protein — protein MSTSEIRQPVPPFTRETAVLKVRLAEDGWNSRDPAKVALAYTADTRWRNRTEFASSRAEAQAFLTRKWNRELDYRLIKELWAFTENRIAVRYAYEWHDDSGNWFRSYGNENWEFAENGLMARRFACINDLPITEDQRKFRWPLGRRPDDHPGLSELGL, from the coding sequence ATGTCCACTTCGGAAATCCGTCAGCCAGTCCCTCCCTTCACCCGCGAGACCGCCGTGCTCAAGGTACGACTCGCCGAAGACGGCTGGAACAGCCGCGATCCGGCCAAAGTGGCCCTCGCCTATACCGCCGACACCCGCTGGCGCAATCGTACCGAGTTCGCCAGCAGCCGCGCCGAAGCCCAGGCGTTTCTCACGCGCAAATGGAACCGGGAACTCGACTATCGCCTGATCAAGGAGCTATGGGCATTCACGGAGAACCGCATCGCAGTGCGCTACGCCTATGAATGGCATGACGACTCCGGCAACTGGTTCCGCTCCTACGGCAACGAGAACTGGGAGTTCGCAGAGAACGGCCTGATGGCGCGCCGCTTCGCCTGCATCAACGACCTGCCCATTACCGAGGATCAACGAAAATTCCGCTGGCCACTGGGACGTCGCCCGGATGATCACCCGGGGCTGTCGGAACTCGGTCTGTAA
- a CDS encoding pyridoxamine 5'-phosphate oxidase family protein, producing MDHLPEHPASPWHAGERALQERFNVAERLAVLGRQVIRDYMPEQHREFFQQLPFMVVGAVDADNRPWATLLEGPEGFVTSADPQHLFLAAHADPQDPAAAGLRANQAIGLLGIELHTRRRNRMNGVIRRVAADGFEVMVEQSYGNCPKYIQERSYARVPPPADGIAPRQNFSTLDERTRALIRAADTFFVASYVARDSKARAVDVSHRGGRAGFIKVEGNRLTIPDYAGNRFFNTLGNLQTNPVAGLLFIDFTTGDLLQLTGRTELLLDSPSLDAFEGAERLWAFEVEQAVLRPGALTIRWQFHGYAPTSLATGTWAEADQQLHRQAQHRQWQSWRVTHVQQESRDIRSFFLEPPDGAAVPFAAGQHLPIRIHTAEGDALVRTYSVSSAPSDGYIRISVKRQGRASAHLHDELRAGDRLEVRPPLGNFTLHDDSERPVVLLSAGVGITPLISMARERVAQNRPQRKARAIHLFQSARTLADLPFQRELSELRQRSNGLLHIHRALSIPGSAQPERDYQMAGRLDFAQVKARLPLDDYDFYLCGPAGFLQDMYDGLRSVNIPDQRIHAEAFGPSALRRAETGRPPEQSFAASAPVPVHFRASATEAHWTPDSGSLLELAESRGLNPEFSCRGGSCGTCSTRLISGSVHYPTPPAQMPASDQVLICCAVPAQSEGDPQPLVLDL from the coding sequence ATGGATCATCTGCCCGAACACCCGGCGTCACCCTGGCATGCCGGTGAGAGAGCGCTGCAGGAGCGCTTCAACGTAGCCGAACGGTTGGCCGTACTCGGGCGGCAAGTCATCCGCGATTACATGCCTGAGCAGCACCGCGAGTTCTTCCAGCAGTTGCCATTCATGGTGGTCGGCGCGGTGGACGCCGATAATCGTCCCTGGGCCACCCTGCTCGAAGGGCCGGAAGGTTTTGTCACCTCCGCCGACCCGCAGCACCTGTTTCTGGCGGCGCACGCCGACCCGCAAGACCCGGCAGCTGCCGGGCTGCGGGCGAACCAGGCGATCGGCCTGCTCGGCATCGAGCTGCATACGCGCCGGCGCAATCGCATGAACGGCGTGATCCGGCGCGTAGCGGCCGATGGCTTTGAGGTGATGGTCGAGCAGTCCTACGGCAACTGCCCGAAGTACATTCAGGAGCGCTCCTATGCCCGCGTGCCGCCCCCGGCAGACGGCATCGCGCCGCGCCAGAATTTCAGCACGCTGGACGAACGCACCCGCGCGCTCATCCGTGCCGCCGACACCTTCTTCGTCGCCAGCTACGTCGCGCGTGACAGCAAGGCGCGCGCCGTGGACGTCTCTCATCGCGGCGGCCGTGCCGGTTTCATCAAGGTTGAAGGCAACCGCCTGACTATCCCCGATTACGCCGGCAACCGGTTCTTCAACACCTTGGGCAACCTGCAGACCAATCCGGTCGCGGGCTTGCTGTTCATCGACTTCACCACTGGCGACCTGCTGCAACTCACAGGCCGCACCGAACTGCTGCTGGACAGCCCCTCGCTCGACGCCTTCGAGGGCGCCGAGCGGCTCTGGGCCTTTGAAGTCGAACAGGCAGTGCTGCGCCCGGGCGCGCTGACGATCCGCTGGCAGTTTCACGGCTACGCCCCCACCAGCCTGGCAACCGGCACCTGGGCGGAAGCTGACCAGCAGCTGCATCGGCAGGCACAACACCGGCAGTGGCAGTCATGGCGGGTCACCCATGTACAACAGGAGAGCCGCGACATCCGCTCGTTCTTCCTCGAGCCGCCGGACGGCGCTGCCGTGCCATTCGCCGCGGGCCAGCACCTACCGATCCGCATCCACACCGCCGAGGGCGATGCCCTGGTCAGAACCTACAGCGTTTCCAGCGCGCCGTCGGACGGTTACATCCGCATCAGCGTCAAGCGGCAAGGCCGGGCCTCCGCGCATCTGCATGACGAGCTGCGGGCGGGCGACCGGCTGGAGGTACGGCCCCCACTGGGCAACTTTACCCTGCACGATGACAGCGAACGGCCAGTGGTATTGCTGAGCGCCGGTGTCGGCATCACACCGCTGATCTCGATGGCCCGAGAACGGGTGGCGCAGAACCGGCCGCAGCGCAAGGCGCGTGCGATTCATCTGTTCCAGAGCGCCAGAACCCTGGCCGACCTGCCCTTCCAGAGAGAACTCAGCGAACTGCGGCAGCGCTCCAACGGACTGCTGCACATCCACCGCGCGCTGAGCATCCCCGGCTCGGCGCAGCCGGAGCGCGATTACCAGATGGCGGGCCGCCTGGACTTCGCGCAGGTCAAGGCGCGACTGCCGCTGGATGATTACGACTTCTACCTGTGCGGCCCGGCGGGCTTTCTCCAGGACATGTACGACGGCCTGCGCAGCGTGAACATCCCGGACCAGCGCATCCATGCCGAGGCATTCGGCCCGTCGGCCTTGCGGCGCGCCGAAACCGGGCGGCCGCCGGAGCAGTCCTTTGCAGCCAGCGCACCGGTGCCGGTGCACTTTCGCGCATCAGCCACCGAAGCACACTGGACACCCGACAGCGGCAGCCTGCTGGAACTGGCGGAAAGCCGCGGCCTTAACCCCGAGTTCAGCTGCCGTGGCGGCTCCTGCGGTACCTGCAGCACCCGGCTGATCAGCGGCAGCGTGCATTACCCCACCCCACCGGCACAGATGCCCGCCAGCGATCAGGTGCTGATCTGCTGCGCGGTACCGGCGCAATCGGAGGGCGATCCCCAACCCCTGGTTCTCGATCTCTGA